One genomic segment of Marinitoga piezophila KA3 includes these proteins:
- a CDS encoding UvrD-helicase domain-containing protein → MPEVLNIEEMKKNLDKNYFISASAGTGKTYTITQYYVAILEKYEKENNPDIVQNILAVTFTNKAAGEMKERILEEIDKKLDKGKNYKYWRQIKTNLNSAWIMTIDSFCSRILRENNIAIGVDPNFTIINELRMGIEIEKSVYNTLKIIFSIYEDIMEDKESNIEEITFFLSPERRETVKKIINELIQNKENFIIALKFILQELKIDTFKEVLLDTLRNWRTEMKMSQIPEYDLPNPDYNKVLWLFKNAVLIAQEIYNLYTEDQFQFDFKGVLAKTLETLEDENIKEKYQHKFKYIIVDEYQDTNFLQKALFDKIHTDENYIFYVGDRKQSIYRFRGADVSVFAVTENEFEEDSKFQLRVNRRSNAEIVEFANEFSEKMLFNDELLGVYENVKKTYEKIYKNLLFSEDKDYSEYEVKDENDVIPSISKDGTDKRRIKYVTYIKPKKNDKKSDEEKNIEYETIARTIQSLIGKKMKFRKRENGKIIFEEREIKYSDIAVLLRELKISEDKIRKSFKKYNIPFYILGSKSFYDKNEIQTIFSALNAVQNPRNDFNFSAYMMSLIGGMTFERLNEFIEIKKGNKEKYSSLYEVVSNNKDKLSPEELKAFEVLERYVKLKYYLKPTHILKQFISETNYLSKLTLMSDAHYAIANVKKLINEAEQYNTLAVSFAELIKLLKKTSEVSESEAAIEDEKQNVVKVLTIHKSKGLEFPIVILGGLGKELNLNSEEETGENVSLSKEETEFSLPEDNVRYFILKKLFLKTVKNIELPLTDKEKINVELGEGFSKKFDINKFLEDTEVLRLMYVAITRPKEMLIPIIPIVQENKTKKKKDENDDGKYKYVADLFMHFQYEDKRDIIALEELENNEISVNEEVSEKSRDIKEKQLSDLTGFAYKKYIAPTYIINELKKEETTDDLTEEGYIKITADDFFSDEESILKGTELHNLMESVGNFSQILNLIETGELPEELNNALIERLFSAKRFKTEWRLVKRLLIDNKEYMIFGVPDRVIFDEENNIEILDYKYSELNNSEKIEDYKFQLQFYMYLLKDFGNPLKGYIISLKNGKIIEVEYNKNFEEELKKKISML, encoded by the coding sequence ATGCCTGAAGTTTTAAATATAGAAGAAATGAAAAAGAATCTTGATAAAAATTATTTTATTTCAGCTTCTGCAGGTACTGGAAAAACATATACTATAACTCAATATTATGTTGCTATACTGGAAAAATACGAAAAGGAAAATAATCCAGATATTGTTCAAAATATTCTTGCTGTTACTTTTACCAATAAAGCGGCTGGAGAAATGAAAGAAAGGATTTTGGAGGAGATTGATAAAAAGTTAGATAAAGGAAAAAATTATAAATACTGGCGTCAAATAAAAACAAATCTCAATAGTGCATGGATAATGACAATAGACAGTTTCTGCTCGAGAATATTGAGAGAAAATAATATAGCGATAGGTGTTGATCCCAATTTTACAATAATCAATGAATTAAGAATGGGAATTGAAATAGAAAAATCTGTCTATAATACATTAAAGATAATATTTTCAATATATGAAGATATTATGGAAGATAAAGAATCAAACATTGAAGAAATTACATTCTTTTTATCGCCTGAACGAAGAGAGACAGTGAAAAAAATTATAAATGAGTTAATTCAAAATAAAGAAAATTTCATTATTGCATTGAAATTTATACTTCAGGAGCTAAAAATCGATACATTTAAGGAAGTTTTATTGGATACATTAAGAAATTGGCGAACTGAAATGAAAATGAGTCAAATTCCTGAATATGATTTACCTAATCCTGATTATAATAAGGTATTATGGCTCTTTAAAAATGCTGTTTTAATAGCGCAGGAAATATATAACTTATATACAGAAGATCAATTTCAATTTGATTTTAAAGGTGTATTAGCCAAAACGTTGGAAACACTTGAAGATGAAAATATAAAAGAAAAGTATCAGCATAAATTTAAATATATAATAGTCGATGAGTATCAGGATACCAATTTCCTTCAAAAAGCATTATTTGATAAGATTCATACAGATGAAAATTATATCTTTTATGTTGGAGACAGGAAACAATCAATATATAGATTTAGAGGTGCAGATGTTTCTGTATTTGCAGTTACAGAAAATGAATTTGAAGAAGATAGCAAATTTCAATTAAGGGTTAATAGACGTTCAAATGCAGAAATTGTTGAGTTTGCCAATGAATTTTCGGAAAAGATGCTGTTTAATGATGAATTACTTGGGGTATATGAAAATGTAAAGAAAACATATGAAAAAATATATAAAAATTTGTTATTTAGTGAAGATAAGGATTATTCTGAATATGAAGTAAAAGACGAAAACGATGTTATTCCTTCAATTTCAAAAGATGGAACAGATAAAAGAAGAATAAAATATGTAACGTACATAAAACCAAAGAAAAATGATAAAAAGTCAGATGAAGAAAAGAATATTGAATATGAAACAATTGCCAGAACTATTCAATCATTAATTGGTAAAAAAATGAAATTTAGAAAAAGAGAAAATGGAAAAATTATTTTTGAAGAAAGAGAAATAAAATATAGCGATATTGCTGTATTATTGAGAGAATTAAAAATTTCAGAAGATAAAATAAGAAAATCATTTAAAAAATATAATATTCCTTTTTATATTCTTGGAAGTAAATCATTTTATGATAAAAACGAAATTCAGACCATATTTTCTGCATTAAATGCCGTTCAAAATCCTCGTAATGACTTCAATTTTTCAGCATATATGATGTCATTAATTGGTGGTATGACATTTGAAAGATTAAATGAGTTCATAGAAATAAAAAAAGGAAATAAGGAAAAATATAGTTCATTATATGAAGTAGTAAGCAATAATAAAGATAAACTATCTCCTGAAGAATTAAAAGCATTTGAAGTTCTGGAAAGATATGTGAAATTAAAATACTATTTAAAACCAACACATATTTTAAAACAATTTATTTCAGAAACAAATTATTTATCAAAATTAACACTGATGTCTGATGCACATTATGCAATAGCAAATGTAAAAAAACTTATCAATGAAGCTGAACAATATAACACACTTGCTGTTTCATTTGCGGAATTAATAAAATTATTAAAAAAGACATCGGAAGTTTCAGAAAGCGAAGCAGCTATAGAAGATGAAAAACAAAATGTTGTAAAAGTATTAACAATCCACAAGTCAAAAGGCCTTGAATTTCCTATTGTAATACTTGGTGGCCTTGGTAAAGAGCTAAATTTAAATTCAGAAGAAGAAACAGGTGAAAATGTCAGTTTAAGTAAGGAAGAAACGGAATTTTCATTGCCAGAAGACAATGTAAGATATTTTATTCTAAAAAAATTATTCCTCAAGACAGTTAAAAATATAGAACTTCCTTTAACAGATAAAGAAAAAATTAATGTGGAACTTGGAGAAGGTTTTTCAAAAAAGTTTGATATTAATAAATTTCTTGAAGATACTGAAGTTTTAAGGTTAATGTATGTTGCAATAACAAGGCCAAAAGAAATGTTAATTCCTATAATTCCTATTGTTCAGGAAAATAAAACAAAAAAGAAAAAAGATGAAAATGATGATGGAAAGTATAAATATGTAGCCGATTTGTTTATGCATTTTCAATACGAAGACAAGCGAGATATTATTGCATTAGAAGAGCTTGAAAATAATGAAATATCTGTAAATGAAGAAGTTTCTGAAAAATCGCGTGATATAAAAGAAAAACAATTAAGCGATTTAACAGGATTTGCATATAAAAAATATATAGCACCAACATATATAATCAATGAATTAAAAAAGGAAGAAACAACAGATGATTTAACAGAAGAAGGATATATAAAAATCACAGCAGATGATTTCTTTTCTGATGAAGAAAGTATATTAAAAGGAACGGAATTACACAATTTAATGGAAAGTGTTGGTAATTTCAGTCAAATATTGAATTTAATCGAAACTGGAGAGCTTCCAGAGGAATTGAATAATGCGTTAATTGAAAGATTATTTTCTGCTAAAAGGTTCAAAACTGAATGGCGACTTGTGAAAAGGTTGTTGATTGATAATAAAGAGTATATGATTTTTGGTGTTCCAGATAGGGTAATATTTGATGAAGAAAATAATATTGAAATTCTGGACTATAAATATTCAGAATTGAACAATTCTGAAAAAATAGAAGATTATAAATTCCAATTGCAATTTTATATGTATCTTTTAAAAGACTTTGGAAATCCGTTAAAAGGATATATTATAAGCTTGAAAAATGGAAAAATAATTGAGGTTGAATACAACAAAAACTTTGAAGAAGAGTTAAAAAAGAAGATATCCATGTTATAA
- the tgt gene encoding tRNA guanosine(34) transglycosylase Tgt, with protein MLEGPLKYELLHKDKHSNARRGRIYTPNGIIETPVFMPVGTNGTVKALKNSDLKDIEAEIILGNAFHLFLRPGLEVLKNAGGLHKFMNWDRPILTDSGGFQVFSLRDRKISDEGVLFRSPLDGSKIMMTPELSMEIQMTIGSNIAMAFDECVEAGAERKYVEESVDRTFEWAKRSYKAHTKKDQALFGIVQGGFHEDLRDRSLKQITSIDFDGFALGGLSVGEHYSETERILKHSGPKLPEDKPRYIMGIGTPLIILMSVENGMDMFDCVLPTRMGRHGTAMTWEGKVNLKAGKWKYSTEPIDNKCDCYACQNHTRGYIHHLIRKDEILGKILLSIHNLRFLINFVKEVRKAIEEDRFLEFKEEFLSNPNNVY; from the coding sequence ATGCTTGAAGGACCTTTAAAATATGAATTATTACACAAAGATAAACACAGTAATGCACGAAGAGGAAGAATATATACACCAAATGGGATAATTGAAACACCAGTATTTATGCCTGTTGGAACTAACGGAACAGTAAAAGCCTTAAAAAACTCAGATTTAAAAGATATTGAAGCAGAGATAATACTTGGAAATGCTTTTCATTTATTTTTGAGACCGGGATTAGAAGTGCTTAAAAATGCTGGTGGATTACACAAATTTATGAATTGGGATAGACCAATATTAACTGATAGCGGTGGATTTCAGGTATTTTCTTTACGAGACAGAAAGATTTCTGATGAAGGGGTGCTATTTAGATCACCGCTTGATGGCTCGAAAATTATGATGACTCCTGAATTATCTATGGAAATTCAAATGACAATAGGTTCAAATATTGCCATGGCTTTTGATGAATGCGTGGAAGCTGGTGCTGAAAGAAAATATGTTGAAGAATCAGTAGATAGGACTTTTGAATGGGCTAAGCGTTCATATAAAGCTCATACTAAAAAAGACCAGGCTTTATTTGGAATAGTTCAGGGTGGATTCCATGAAGATTTAAGGGATAGAAGCTTAAAACAGATTACTTCAATTGATTTTGACGGTTTTGCACTTGGAGGATTGTCTGTTGGAGAACATTATTCTGAAACCGAAAGAATATTAAAACATTCAGGACCAAAATTACCTGAAGATAAGCCTCGATATATAATGGGAATTGGAACACCTTTAATAATATTAATGTCTGTTGAAAATGGCATGGACATGTTTGATTGTGTTCTTCCAACAAGAATGGGAAGGCATGGAACTGCTATGACCTGGGAAGGAAAGGTGAATTTAAAAGCAGGAAAATGGAAATATTCAACTGAACCAATAGACAACAAATGTGATTGTTATGCATGTCAAAACCATACAAGAGGTTATATTCACCACCTCATAAGAAAAGATGAAATACTTGGTAAGATATTATTGAGTATTCATAACCTTAGATTCCTTATTAATTTTGTAAAAGAGGTACGAAAAGCTATAGAAGAAGATAGATTTCTCGAATTTAAAGAAGAATTTTTATCAAATCCAAATAATGTTTATTAA
- a CDS encoding cyclodeaminase/cyclohydrolase family protein, with protein MLNEKKIIEFLDDLSAKTPTPGGGAMAGVCGAIAASLGIMVSKYSLKKKGLEDFQPIIEKSLENFLKCKERLIELAEEDMNAYQGIKDAFKSKDKEKINIAVRNGIETAYKIAKCGYEILNNSYNIAKYGNQNLLSDAIITGYYAWATLQSGLILVKDNIQYLSDEEYKKELIEDINEFTAETDGLVKKIRELFEEKNIKL; from the coding sequence ATGTTAAATGAAAAAAAAATAATAGAGTTTCTTGATGATTTAAGCGCCAAAACTCCTACACCTGGCGGAGGAGCAATGGCTGGCGTTTGCGGAGCAATTGCTGCATCGTTGGGAATAATGGTGTCAAAATATTCATTAAAGAAAAAAGGACTTGAAGATTTTCAACCAATTATTGAAAAATCTCTGGAAAACTTTTTAAAATGCAAAGAAAGGCTTATTGAACTTGCTGAAGAAGATATGAATGCATATCAAGGGATAAAAGATGCCTTTAAATCAAAGGATAAAGAAAAAATAAATATTGCTGTACGAAATGGTATAGAAACAGCTTATAAAATTGCAAAATGCGGCTATGAAATTTTAAATAATTCATACAATATTGCAAAATATGGAAACCAAAATTTACTTTCAGATGCTATCATAACAGGATATTATGCCTGGGCTACGTTACAATCAGGTCTAATCCTGGTAAAAGATAATATACAATATTTATCAGATGAAGAATATAAAAAAGAATTAATTGAAGATATCAATGAATTTACTGCTGAAACTGATGGATTAGTAAAGAAAATTAGAGAATTATTTGAAGAGAAAAATATTAAATTATAG
- a CDS encoding purine-nucleoside phosphorylase — protein MYKKIQEAAEYIKSKSDIKPVIGLILGSGLGYIADEIEDPIIIDYKDIPHFPQSTVKGHAGKMVIGMLEGKPVITLKGRFHAYEGHELSKLVFPIYVFKELGVEGLVLTNAAGGVNRTYNPGDIVANTSFINFTFKNPLIGPNIDEMGPRFPSMATPIDRKWLDKIEKSAEEKKIKIQEGTYCWMLGPSYESPAEIKMLEKLEGDLVGMSTMPEIIAANHCGIKAVAFSAVTNMAAGILPQPLNHKEVMEVAERIKHKFAKVVKIAIKTF, from the coding sequence ATGTATAAGAAAATTCAGGAAGCAGCAGAATATATTAAATCAAAATCAGATATTAAACCGGTAATTGGATTAATTTTAGGATCTGGATTAGGATATATCGCTGACGAAATTGAAGATCCTATTATTATTGATTATAAGGATATTCCGCATTTTCCACAGTCTACAGTAAAGGGTCATGCAGGAAAAATGGTTATTGGCATGTTAGAAGGGAAACCTGTTATCACTTTAAAAGGAAGATTTCATGCATATGAAGGTCATGAGTTAAGTAAATTGGTATTTCCAATTTATGTTTTTAAAGAACTAGGCGTTGAAGGACTTGTATTAACTAATGCCGCAGGTGGAGTTAATAGAACATATAATCCTGGAGATATTGTAGCTAATACAAGTTTTATAAATTTCACATTTAAGAATCCATTAATTGGTCCAAATATTGACGAAATGGGTCCAAGATTTCCATCAATGGCAACACCAATTGATAGAAAATGGCTTGATAAAATTGAAAAAAGTGCTGAAGAAAAGAAAATAAAGATTCAGGAAGGAACATATTGCTGGATGTTAGGTCCATCTTATGAATCACCTGCAGAAATAAAGATGCTTGAAAAATTAGAAGGTGATCTTGTTGGTATGTCAACAATGCCGGAAATTATTGCTGCAAATCATTGTGGCATAAAGGCCGTTGCTTTCTCTGCAGTAACTAATATGGCAGCAGGTATTTTGCCTCAGCCGCTTAATCATAAGGAAGTTATGGAAGTTGCTGAAAGAATAAAACATAAATTTGCTAAAGTTGTAAAAATAGCAATTAAAACGTTTTGA
- a CDS encoding DHH family phosphoesterase, protein MLRNIEAIVGEIEKAKNILVVGHIMPDGDDISSVLSMVIALERLGKNVRGVIDYEIPAYLEEFPGVKDKIKSYDCIKEFPAELIISVDASSPDRIGRVYDHFKFARSIVIDHHATNTYFGNINWVEMYGATAQMVMRINKMLGVEYDKELATANLLGIATDTGFFKYSNTDATVFEDVAWLVGKGGDIAFISNMILENRPLEHILLYKDFLDVMKLDYNNTIAYSHITLDMLKKYDIKPKDSPSFVGDLRSIKGVEVAITFTEAEENEFHVSMRSKSWFDVSKVAVHFGGGGHPRAAGFSINTDNIEKTEQEVIDTIKKLMESYK, encoded by the coding sequence ATGTTGAGAAATATAGAAGCTATAGTTGGTGAAATAGAAAAAGCAAAAAATATTCTTGTTGTTGGACATATTATGCCAGATGGTGATGATATATCATCAGTATTATCAATGGTTATTGCTTTGGAAAGATTAGGAAAGAATGTAAGAGGGGTTATTGATTATGAAATCCCAGCGTATCTTGAAGAATTTCCAGGAGTTAAGGATAAAATAAAATCATATGATTGTATAAAAGAATTTCCAGCTGAATTAATTATTTCAGTGGATGCTTCTTCGCCTGACAGAATAGGTAGGGTCTATGACCATTTTAAGTTTGCAAGAAGTATAGTAATTGATCATCATGCAACTAATACATATTTTGGAAATATTAATTGGGTTGAAATGTATGGTGCAACTGCACAGATGGTTATGAGAATAAATAAAATGTTAGGTGTTGAGTATGATAAAGAATTGGCAACTGCAAATTTATTAGGAATTGCTACAGACACAGGATTTTTTAAATACTCAAATACTGATGCAACAGTTTTTGAAGATGTTGCATGGCTTGTTGGAAAAGGTGGAGATATTGCATTTATAAGTAATATGATTCTTGAAAATAGACCTCTTGAACATATACTTTTATATAAAGATTTCCTTGATGTAATGAAATTGGATTATAACAATACAATTGCATATTCACATATTACATTGGATATGTTAAAAAAATATGATATTAAACCAAAGGATTCACCATCATTTGTTGGGGATTTAAGATCCATAAAAGGCGTAGAAGTGGCTATTACATTTACCGAAGCTGAAGAAAATGAGTTTCATGTTAGTATGAGATCAAAATCATGGTTTGATGTTTCAAAAGTTGCTGTACATTTTGGTGGCGGTGGCCACCCAAGAGCTGCTGGGTTTAGTATTAATACAGATAATATTGAAAAAACTGAACAAGAGGTTATTGATACAATAAAAAAATTAATGGAGAGTTATAAATGA
- a CDS encoding Na+/H+ antiporter subunit E: MIYLFILFLWLGFIGSLNDISISLGIIISIAVVKISEYFLKEEIKGVVELFISAIGRIIQMYKTTFKMLPFLIKKSYTGLVPVDVNNKTDSEKAAIANCITLTPGTMFIFEENNHLIIHKVDKSPDEAHNPNNVWKGELF; the protein is encoded by the coding sequence ATGATATACTTATTTATATTATTTCTCTGGTTAGGGTTTATAGGATCATTAAATGATATATCCATATCTCTTGGAATAATTATTTCTATTGCTGTTGTGAAAATTTCTGAATATTTTCTAAAAGAAGAAATTAAAGGAGTTGTAGAATTATTTATATCAGCCATTGGCAGAATTATTCAGATGTATAAAACAACATTCAAAATGTTACCTTTTCTAATAAAAAAAAGTTATACTGGGCTTGTTCCAGTAGATGTAAATAATAAAACTGATTCTGAGAAAGCTGCTATAGCAAATTGCATTACCCTAACACCGGGAACAATGTTTATTTTTGAAGAGAATAATCATTTAATAATCCATAAAGTTGATAAATCACCCGATGAAGCACACAATCCAAACAATGTATGGAAGGGTGAACTGTTTTGA
- a CDS encoding monovalent cation/H+ antiporter complex subunit F, with amino-acid sequence MIFIILDILILISLILMIIKLILGPTAWDRVLAFASMSSKISILSIVYAINKQFYVMIDIIIIFLVLNLWGVVIISRFLERSGKND; translated from the coding sequence TTGATATTTATAATTCTGGATATATTAATTTTAATTTCTTTGATATTAATGATAATAAAACTTATACTCGGTCCCACAGCGTGGGATCGAGTTTTAGCATTTGCTTCAATGTCATCTAAAATTTCTATATTATCTATTGTTTATGCAATAAATAAACAGTTTTATGTAATGATTGATATAATTATAATCTTTTTGGTATTAAATTTATGGGGAGTTGTAATTATCTCAAGGTTTCTTGAACGGAGTGGGAAAAATGATTAG
- the mnhG gene encoding monovalent cation/H(+) antiporter subunit G: MISNILLIVGGILILLGSIGMLNQKDLYTRIQFAGIADTVGTFTVLIGFALKYQDEIFRFLIISILILLIGPVLSHAIAHSAAQNKVKVRDND, encoded by the coding sequence ATGATTAGCAATATATTGCTTATTGTTGGCGGGATATTAATATTATTGGGAAGTATAGGAATGCTAAACCAAAAAGATTTATATACGCGAATTCAATTTGCAGGTATTGCAGATACTGTAGGAACTTTTACAGTACTAATAGGTTTTGCTTTAAAGTATCAGGACGAAATATTCCGTTTTTTAATTATAAGTATTTTAATATTATTAATAGGTCCCGTATTATCTCATGCAATTGCTCACAGTGCTGCACAAAATAAGGTTAAGGTGAGAGATAATGATTGA
- a CDS encoding transporter substrate-binding domain-containing protein, whose protein sequence is MIEIVLLTSLLILAIMMFFVKKYIKAILIYASFGTILSGVFFVFNAPDVAAVQMTIGSAFIIFVYIIAIKTRSKIRVGYIEAPYLIEEIDGKLTGFEKELIENFSENSFFDVEYVKMDKNSLLENIKKERLDMIIGGISIENPKKLKLLFSKEYLPTKLFIVNEEIPEEFKMLFSDFENKNLMDYLRLKAYLRKEKNISPEEYKSSGYIALFPKNNKALKDEFNRFLKGFLSSKEYENIIRRNLG, encoded by the coding sequence ATGATTGAAATTGTACTTTTGACTTCTTTACTAATTCTTGCAATTATGATGTTTTTTGTGAAAAAATATATTAAAGCAATCCTGATATATGCATCGTTTGGAACGATTTTATCGGGTGTTTTTTTTGTTTTTAATGCACCTGATGTTGCTGCAGTTCAAATGACTATAGGTTCTGCATTTATAATCTTTGTCTATATTATCGCAATAAAAACAAGGTCTAAAATTAGAGTTGGGTATATAGAAGCGCCGTATTTAATTGAAGAAATTGATGGAAAACTAACGGGTTTTGAAAAGGAACTCATTGAAAATTTCTCTGAAAATTCTTTTTTTGATGTAGAATATGTAAAGATGGATAAAAATAGCCTTTTGGAAAATATAAAAAAAGAACGTTTGGATATGATAATTGGCGGGATAAGTATTGAAAATCCCAAAAAATTAAAATTATTGTTTTCCAAAGAATATCTTCCAACAAAATTATTTATAGTCAATGAAGAAATACCAGAAGAATTTAAAATGCTTTTTTCAGATTTTGAAAATAAAAATTTGATGGATTACTTAAGATTAAAAGCTTATTTGAGAAAAGAGAAAAATATTTCTCCAGAAGAATATAAAAGCTCAGGTTATATAGCACTATTTCCAAAAAATAATAAAGCGTTAAAGGATGAATTTAACAGGTTTTTAAAAGGTTTCTTATCTTCAAAAGAATATGAAAATATAATCCGGAGGAATCTGGGATGA
- a CDS encoding MnhB domain-containing protein, producing MKKLFLSLLSLGLFFYILIVEVPHEFIKNQYYGINVLNENGSLNIVSAIVLDYRFYDTFFEILVFTVTIIGISYFMKFFGKSEYEFSEPSVVLKVFSPVMFPITLLLGFYNTFTGHLYPGGGFNSGIILGTGVLSLALVKKYEDIEEVFEKSHIEEIKVLVPLFIIIYAVIGKIFFGEYFINFFPKFEPGSLFSGGSAIMLNSFIAFEVFGGSWTILYQFIKHRGLL from the coding sequence ATGAAAAAATTATTTCTTTCTTTATTATCACTTGGCTTATTCTTTTATATTTTAATAGTTGAAGTTCCTCATGAGTTTATAAAAAATCAATATTATGGAATTAACGTTTTAAATGAAAACGGATCTTTGAATATTGTGTCTGCAATAGTTTTAGATTATAGATTTTATGATACTTTCTTTGAAATTCTTGTTTTTACAGTTACTATAATTGGAATTTCATATTTTATGAAATTCTTTGGAAAAAGTGAATATGAATTTTCCGAACCATCTGTTGTGTTAAAAGTCTTTTCACCTGTTATGTTTCCAATAACACTTCTTCTTGGTTTTTATAATACATTTACAGGTCATTTATACCCTGGTGGAGGATTTAATTCTGGAATTATTTTAGGAACAGGCGTTCTTTCATTGGCATTGGTAAAAAAATATGAGGATATTGAAGAAGTATTTGAAAAATCTCATATTGAAGAAATAAAAGTCTTAGTGCCGCTTTTTATAATTATATATGCAGTAATTGGAAAGATTTTTTTTGGTGAATATTTTATAAACTTTTTCCCAAAATTTGAACCAGGTTCGCTTTTCAGTGGTGGAAGTGCTATAATGTTAAATTCTTTTATTGCTTTTGAGGTTTTTGGTGGCTCCTGGACAATATTATATCAGTTTATAAAACATAGGGGGCTGTTGTAA
- a CDS encoding NADH-quinone oxidoreductase subunit K: MSYIYIIFSFIIIILGLLGIIIKKDLIIKLFFLSIFQSGVLLFFTFVAYDENIPIISQQIRENFSDPLIHSFLLTVIVIGFATISLSLVYIMILAEKFKTHNVEIIEEELEK, from the coding sequence ATGAGTTATATATATATAATATTTTCATTTATAATAATTATATTAGGATTATTGGGAATTATTATAAAAAAAGACTTAATAATTAAATTATTTTTTTTAAGTATCTTTCAATCTGGTGTTTTGTTGTTTTTTACCTTTGTAGCCTATGATGAAAATATACCTATAATATCTCAGCAAATTAGGGAAAATTTCTCAGATCCGTTAATACATTCGTTTTTATTAACGGTTATTGTTATTGGTTTTGCCACAATCTCACTTTCTCTTGTTTATATTATGATACTTGCAGAAAAATTTAAAACTCATAATGTTGAAATTATAGAAGAGGAGTTAGAAAAATAA